In Crassostrea angulata isolate pt1a10 chromosome 6, ASM2561291v2, whole genome shotgun sequence, a genomic segment contains:
- the LOC128187505 gene encoding piggyBac transposable element-derived protein 4-like — protein sequence MATDAHGVKSCRILIYKLSRELVLDGTAVEMDLFHLMFPPALYEEIARETNRYADLEQEKNGVDPRWRATTPDEIRAYIAIQIVMGIIVAPTQDLYFCKDNLFRPMGINERFTRDRLDKLNKYFHVADTSQNPPRRQPGHDKLAHIRPIMDILLNKTKTEYSSHMEASVDEAMVAYIGRLGFKQHIPLKPTKRGIKVWMRADPNNGYFNDFQVYTGKEGNVAEKGLGERVVRDLTREIWGKYHHIYCDNYFTSINLFQDLFDNLTYACGTIRTNRKGIPPAIAKAKLKKQGDMIQRQKGSMVATAWHDKRPYYQQILIHVT from the coding sequence ATGGCAACCGACGCGCATGGCGTGAAGAGCTGCAGAATATTGATTTACAAGCTTTCACGGGAATTAGTTCTTGATGGGACTGCAGTTGAAATGGACCTTTTCCATTTAATGTTTCCACCCGCATTGTATGAAGAAATCGCCAGGGAAACTAACAGATACGCGGACCTAGAACAAGAGAAAAATGGCGTCGACCCGAGATGGCGAGCAACAACCCCCGACGAAATTCGTGCATACATCGCAATTCAAATTGTTATGGGCATCATTGTAGCTCCTACACAGGATCTGTATTTCTGCAAAGATAATCTCTTTAGACCAATGGGAATAAACGAGAGATTTACAAGGGACAGACTGgataaactaaataaatacttcCATGTCGCCGACACCTCACAAAATCCACCCCGTCGTCAACCAGGACATGATAAACTTGCACATATCAGACCAATTATGGATATTCTCCTAAACAAAACTAAGACTGAATATTCATCACACATGGAAGCCTCGGTAGACGAAGCTATGGTTGCCTACATTGGACGGTTGGGATTCAAACAGCATATCCCCCTCAAGCCTACCAAACGAGGAATCAAGGTTTGGATGAGAGCGGACCCAAATAACGGGTATTTCAACGACTTCCAAGTTTACACTGGAAAAGAAGGAAACGTCGCAGAGAAAGGTCTCGGTGAACGTGTAGTGAGAGACCTCACCAGAGAAATTTGGGGAAAGTACCATCACATCTACTGTGACAACTATTTTACATCTATCAACTTGTTTCAGGATTTGTTTGACAATCTAACTTATGCTTGTGGAACAATCCGCACTAATCGAAAGGGGATTCCACCGGCTATAGCAAAAGCAAAGCTGAAGAAACAGGGCGATATGATTCAGCGACAAAAAGGGTCCATGGTTGCCACTGCTTGGCATGACAAAAGACCCTATTATCAACAAATTCTGATCCACGTGACATGA